The following proteins are co-located in the Bosea sp. AS-1 genome:
- a CDS encoding SDR family NAD(P)-dependent oxidoreductase: MTATPSDPVTSTRNGQAPVTLLTGASGGIVGALAAILARAGHRLVLSGLDQPGLDAVAAEVAAAGGQAVALAADLRERDFARILVDLTVKTYGRLDHLVTGAGASRPVPMVEMEDEEWDRLVDLNLSAVFRMSKAAARQMIAQGDGGAIVHISSIAHSNGGANLAYGSAKGGVATLTYGMAQQLGPHGIRVNAVAPGIIDTPMVRNGFAQQFNALVEGAAQRTPLGRLGRPEDVANVIAFLLSEGAAFVTGALIPITGGIEILSPISTIAKGA; encoded by the coding sequence ATGACCGCCACCCCCTCCGATCCCGTCACGAGCACGCGCAATGGACAAGCCCCCGTCACGCTTCTGACCGGGGCCTCCGGTGGTATCGTCGGCGCGCTGGCGGCGATCCTCGCACGCGCCGGGCACCGTCTCGTACTGTCCGGGCTCGACCAGCCCGGCCTTGATGCTGTCGCAGCCGAGGTCGCGGCTGCCGGTGGCCAAGCCGTCGCGCTCGCCGCCGATCTGCGGGAGCGCGACTTCGCTCGCATCCTCGTCGATCTCACCGTCAAGACCTATGGCCGCCTCGATCATCTCGTGACGGGCGCCGGTGCCTCGCGCCCGGTACCGATGGTCGAGATGGAGGATGAGGAATGGGACAGGCTCGTCGACCTCAACCTTTCGGCCGTTTTCCGTATGTCGAAGGCCGCCGCACGGCAGATGATCGCGCAGGGAGACGGCGGCGCCATCGTCCATATCTCCTCGATCGCCCATAGCAATGGCGGCGCCAATCTCGCTTATGGCTCTGCCAAGGGCGGCGTCGCGACCCTGACCTACGGCATGGCGCAACAGCTCGGCCCGCATGGAATCCGCGTGAATGCAGTTGCGCCCGGCATCATCGATACGCCAATGGTGCGCAACGGATTCGCCCAGCAGTTCAACGCGCTGGTCGAGGGCGCAGCGCAGCGGACGCCGCTGGGGAGACTGGGACGGCCTGAGGATGTCGCCAACGTGATCGCATTCCTGCTTTCGGAAGGCGCCGCCTTCGTCACCGGCGCGCTGATCCCGATCACCGGCGGCATCGAGATCCTGTCGCCGATCTCCACCATCGCGAAAGGGGCCTGA
- a CDS encoding FGGY-family carbohydrate kinase, with translation MSVVLACDLGGSSFRAALIDRHGETRAEHAVAGPALDDHLDRSEVTAEAWWELLLQAAGRLAQDEPGLFSEIEGIAVCGVTRTQIFLGHDGRELRPALTWKDARAEVVATGLRGKLGTHLEAARINAFHPLARLAWLAQAEPEHFRELARVLEPKDYLNFRLTGRQVSDPVSMARLVACARPDGDDSALTALGLSSSVIPTLLEPNDRVDPVRAGLPAPLDRLAGLPVFCGCNDTWAAVAGLGALRTGYAYNISGTTEVLGVLGPEDIEVEGLITVDWGGFWHLGGPSQNGADTATWLSGLLGGEGSVGEHIERLLAGRRHPQPLLFLPYLQGERVPYWNPNLRGAFIGLNRQHGPTDLAYAVLEGVACLNRIVLERAEAALGRPVDEIRFGGGAAANSVWAQIKADLCGRPVIVGNAREPGLLGAAIIAWTGLGHFASLAAAQDALVGIARRYEPDPARKAAYDTLYALFRRSEQVLAPISADLAALAQNPGPLPGLAGAGTAP, from the coding sequence ATGAGTGTCGTTCTCGCCTGCGATCTCGGCGGCAGCAGCTTTCGCGCCGCGCTGATCGACCGGCACGGCGAAACGCGCGCCGAGCATGCCGTTGCCGGCCCCGCGCTGGACGACCACCTCGATCGTTCCGAGGTGACGGCGGAAGCCTGGTGGGAGCTGCTGCTCCAGGCCGCGGGCCGGCTCGCGCAGGACGAGCCCGGCCTGTTCTCCGAGATCGAAGGCATCGCCGTCTGCGGGGTCACGCGCACACAGATCTTCCTCGGGCATGACGGCCGCGAGCTTCGCCCCGCCCTGACCTGGAAGGATGCCCGCGCCGAGGTCGTTGCCACAGGCTTGCGCGGGAAACTGGGCACGCACCTCGAAGCAGCCCGCATCAACGCCTTTCACCCGCTGGCGCGCCTCGCCTGGCTCGCACAGGCCGAGCCGGAGCATTTCCGCGAACTCGCTCGCGTGCTCGAGCCCAAGGACTATCTCAACTTCCGGCTGACTGGCCGGCAAGTGAGCGACCCGGTTTCGATGGCGCGCCTCGTCGCCTGCGCACGACCGGATGGTGATGACTCCGCCCTGACAGCGCTCGGACTGTCGTCCTCCGTCATCCCCACGCTGCTTGAGCCGAACGATCGCGTCGATCCGGTTCGAGCAGGCTTGCCTGCCCCGCTCGACCGCCTCGCCGGCCTGCCCGTCTTCTGTGGCTGCAACGATACCTGGGCGGCGGTCGCCGGCCTCGGCGCTCTGCGGACGGGCTACGCCTACAATATTTCGGGGACCACCGAGGTTCTGGGCGTGCTCGGCCCGGAGGATATCGAGGTCGAAGGCCTGATCACGGTCGACTGGGGCGGTTTCTGGCATCTCGGCGGGCCGAGCCAGAACGGCGCCGATACCGCCACCTGGCTGTCGGGCCTGCTCGGTGGTGAAGGCAGTGTCGGCGAGCATATCGAGAGGCTGCTCGCGGGGCGTCGCCATCCGCAGCCTCTGCTCTTTCTGCCCTATCTCCAGGGCGAGCGCGTGCCCTACTGGAATCCGAACCTGCGCGGCGCCTTCATCGGGCTCAATCGCCAGCATGGACCGACCGACCTCGCCTATGCCGTGCTGGAAGGCGTCGCCTGCCTCAATCGCATCGTGCTGGAACGGGCGGAGGCAGCGCTCGGCCGTCCGGTCGACGAGATCCGTTTCGGAGGCGGCGCCGCTGCGAATTCGGTCTGGGCCCAGATCAAGGCCGATCTCTGTGGCCGCCCCGTCATCGTCGGCAACGCCAGGGAACCCGGCCTGCTCGGCGCCGCGATCATCGCCTGGACCGGGCTCGGCCATTTCGCATCGCTCGCCGCCGCACAGGATGCGCTCGTCGGTATCGCCCGGCGTTATGAGCCCGATCCGGCCCGGAAGGCCGCCTATGACACGCTTTACGCGCTCTTCCGGCGCAGCGAGCAGGTGCTCGCACCGATCTCGGCCGACCTTGCCGCTCTGGCGCAGAATCCCGGCCCGTTGCCGGGGCTCGCTGGCGCCGGGACAGCTCCTTGA